In Chitinophaga nivalis, a single genomic region encodes these proteins:
- a CDS encoding NAD(P)H-dependent oxidoreductase, whose product MARILINFAHPDLEQSRLHVQLLRTIKSIPGITFNDLYEQYPDLDINVAREQQLLEQHDIILMQHPFYWYSAPAIVKQWQDLVLEHGWAYGHTGKALQGKYFTNIISTGAGESAYTPAGIHQHDLRQFLLPYQQTARLCNMQYAAPYVIYGLHRMELTEIREQAQLFRDTLTLLRQDHFDLAVLPGLQYLQDILHLPAQLQ is encoded by the coding sequence GTTGCATGTGCAGCTGTTACGCACGATTAAAAGTATACCCGGCATCACTTTTAATGATTTGTATGAGCAATATCCCGATCTGGATATCAATGTAGCCCGTGAACAACAGCTACTGGAACAACATGATATTATACTGATGCAACATCCTTTTTACTGGTACAGTGCACCGGCTATTGTAAAGCAGTGGCAGGACCTGGTGCTGGAGCATGGATGGGCTTATGGTCATACCGGCAAAGCGCTGCAGGGAAAATATTTCACCAATATCATTTCTACCGGCGCCGGCGAAAGTGCCTATACACCGGCAGGTATCCACCAGCATGATCTTCGCCAGTTCCTGTTACCCTATCAGCAAACCGCCCGGCTGTGCAACATGCAATATGCCGCCCCTTATGTTATTTATGGATTGCACCGGATGGAGCTGACAGAAATCAGGGAACAGGCGCAGCTGTTTCGCGATACGCTGACGTTACTGCGCCAGGATCATTTTGATCTGGCTGTATTACCCGGCCTGCAGTACCTGCAGGATATTCTTCACCTTCCCGCTCAACTTCAATAA